A genomic window from Quercus lobata isolate SW786 chromosome 10, ValleyOak3.0 Primary Assembly, whole genome shotgun sequence includes:
- the LOC115964564 gene encoding LEAF RUST 10 DISEASE-RESISTANCE LOCUS RECEPTOR-LIKE PROTEIN KINASE-like 1.2 encodes MEAHHLALSSLITLSFLAILLSAVVPMSVEESKTIPYPFWGGNRPEHSGPQGFKLEYCYDDEYPIIKFEELEFLILNISESQDIMTIARLDLWGGSCPQTSLNTSLNYSIFDYTSTVLNITLFYDCPPQVIILIPVQNKFTCSLKGSDRKNNAYFVNESLAKIHIPGLAQCRGKIRVPISRNAIIDESAGVDQALHEAFNQGFEVDYDALDNIACNGCVESGGNCGSNVIHQFVCFCRDGERSYNCPDNNMYSLFSSHLPGLG; translated from the coding sequence ATGGAAGCCCATCATCTAGCTCTCTCTTCCCTCATCACCCTCTCCTTCTTAGCAATATTGTTGAGTGCAGTCGTCCCTATGAGTGTGGAAGAATCAAAAACGATTCCTTACCCTTTCTGGGGAGGTAATCGACCTGAACATTCTGGTCCCCAAGGGTTCAAGCTCGAGTACTGCTACGACGATGAatacccaattatcaaatttgAAGAACTAGAGTTCCTCATACTAAACATCAGCGAATCTCAAGATATCATGACCATCGCAAGATTGGACCTCTGGGGTGGTTCTTGTCCTCAAACCAGCCTCAATACCAGTTTGAATTACAGTATCTTTGATTACACTTCAACCGTTCTAAACATAACTTTGTTCTACGACTGCCCTCCTCAAGTCATTATACTTATACCGGTCCAGAATAAATTTACGTGCAGCTTGAAAGGTAGTGACAGAAAAAATAACGCTTACTTTGTAAACGAATCGTTAGCAAAGATCCATATTCCAGGCCTTGCGCAATGCAGAGGAAAAATCCGTGTTCCAATTTCACGGAATGCTATTATTGATGAGTCTGCGGGTGTAGACCAGGCACTTCATGAAGCATTCAATCAAGGGTTTGAAGTGGACTACGATGCCTTGGACAATATTGCCTGTAACGGGTGTGTGGAATCAGGTGGGAATTGCGGTTCTAACGTAATACACCAATTTGTCTGCTTTTGCCGCGACGGAGAGCGCTCTTATAACTGCCCAGATAACAATAtgtactctcttttttcttctcacttACCTGGATTAGGCTGA